From a region of the Paenibacillus lutimineralis genome:
- a CDS encoding amidohydrolase — translation MELGDLEKLFGAMVERRRHLHRHPELSFKEKETSTYVAGILKELGIEVTEIGGGYGLVGRLRGALPGMTIALRADMDALPIQDEKECEYASQVPGVMHACGHDGHTSVLLAVAEYYSERLQELRGEIRLLFQPAEETCPGGAVDMIEAGALEGVDVIYGVHLWTPLPLGTAASVAGPMMASVDDFIIDIQGRGGHGGMPHKAVDSVVAGSSLVMQLQSVVSRSVDPLQPAVVTIGSIQGGTAQNVIADRCRLSGTARCFDESTRQVIRARIYALVEGITHSYGTEAHIHYITGYPSLVNDEAEFGRFNRSVGKVTGLKGETAVRIMPAEDFAYYLQLVPGCFVLVGAGNEEKGIIYPHHHPRFDIDEGAMLHAAALMVSMAETYQDEH, via the coding sequence GAAGAAGACATCTGCACCGCCATCCGGAGTTGTCGTTCAAAGAGAAGGAGACATCTACATATGTGGCAGGTATTTTGAAGGAACTTGGGATAGAGGTCACGGAAATAGGCGGGGGTTACGGGCTTGTTGGCCGACTGCGCGGCGCTTTACCAGGTATGACGATCGCACTTCGTGCCGATATGGACGCTCTGCCTATCCAGGACGAGAAGGAGTGCGAGTATGCCTCCCAGGTCCCAGGAGTGATGCATGCCTGCGGTCATGATGGGCATACCTCAGTGCTGCTGGCGGTTGCTGAATATTATAGTGAGCGTCTGCAGGAGCTTCGCGGGGAGATCCGCCTCCTGTTCCAGCCTGCTGAGGAGACCTGTCCCGGCGGAGCGGTAGATATGATTGAAGCCGGGGCACTGGAAGGCGTTGATGTGATCTATGGCGTGCATCTCTGGACACCGCTGCCGCTCGGTACGGCAGCAAGCGTTGCCGGGCCAATGATGGCTTCGGTGGATGACTTCATCATCGATATCCAAGGGCGCGGAGGTCATGGGGGGATGCCACATAAGGCGGTGGACAGTGTTGTCGCTGGATCGTCGCTTGTGATGCAGTTACAGAGCGTGGTTAGCCGCTCAGTAGATCCGCTACAACCGGCTGTGGTAACCATCGGATCGATTCAAGGCGGAACGGCACAGAACGTTATTGCCGATCGCTGCCGTCTATCCGGGACAGCCAGATGCTTCGATGAGTCTACAAGACAGGTGATCCGTGCACGAATCTATGCTCTGGTAGAGGGGATTACCCATTCCTATGGTACTGAGGCTCACATCCACTATATAACTGGCTATCCTAGCTTGGTCAATGATGAAGCGGAATTTGGCCGCTTCAATCGGTCAGTCGGCAAGGTGACTGGATTAAAAGGAGAGACCGCAGTGCGAATCATGCCGGCAGAGGATTTCGCCTATTATTTACAGCTTGTCCCGGGCTGCTTCGTGCTCGTTGGTGCCGGCAATGAAGAGAAAGGAATTATATACCCGCATCATCATCCAAGGTTTGATATTGACGAAGGAGCTATGCTGCATGCCGCAGCCCTAATGGTCTCCATGGCGGAGACTTATCAGGATGAACATTAA
- a CDS encoding lysoplasmalogenase: protein MFKRTLAALILIMGLIYIFVSSALIFKLTPMWLILLYAYLHRSRLDKRYVLLVITGLFFCMLGDGLLSHFVIGLSAFLIGHLFYTAAFITKWKFSWIRLCTIIPFLIYAGIMANQLVRAMQNTDNEGLIIPVMIYLLIILSMGWFSIMSGNIWSMIGSTLFIISDSILAWNKFVSDVTYSGVLIMLTYYTAQFLIANSVGQRGQRTDASNTNSLAR from the coding sequence ATGTTCAAAAGAACGCTGGCCGCACTCATTCTCATCATGGGGCTGATCTACATCTTCGTGAGCTCTGCTCTTATTTTCAAGCTGACTCCGATGTGGCTGATTCTGCTGTACGCTTATTTGCACAGATCTCGGCTCGACAAGCGTTATGTCCTGCTTGTGATTACTGGGCTTTTCTTCTGCATGCTAGGAGATGGTCTGCTTAGCCATTTTGTCATCGGACTATCGGCCTTCCTGATTGGGCATCTGTTCTACACCGCCGCTTTCATCACGAAGTGGAAATTCTCCTGGATCCGATTATGTACGATTATTCCGTTTCTGATCTATGCGGGAATTATGGCGAACCAGCTGGTCCGAGCCATGCAGAACACCGACAACGAGGGGCTAATTATTCCCGTCATGATCTACTTGCTCATCATCCTGTCGATGGGGTGGTTCTCCATCATGAGCGGAAATATATGGTCTATGATTGGCAGTACGCTATTTATTATTTCGGATTCTATCCTAGCCTGGAACAAATTCGTCTCTGATGTTACCTACTCCGGTGTGTTGATTATGTTGACGTACTACACGGCTCAATTCTTAATAGCAAACAGTGTTGGCCAGAGGGGTCAGCGAACCGATGCTTCTAATACGAACAGCCTCGCCCGTTAA
- a CDS encoding SulP family inorganic anion transporter — protein MNTLFTGIFKKYSLKQLQKDLIAGIVVGVIAIPLAMSFAIASGVKPEYGIYTACIAGILISIFGGSKFQIGGPTGAFVPILLGIVLTYGYQNLLIAGILAGIILCLMGIFKLGSLIKFIPRPVTVGFTSGIAVIIFTGQIANFLGLTDIEKHETFIANMKEITIHIDTINMYSVITAVICLAILIIMPRVMPRIPAPLVGIIVSSLIAGWLFSGRIPTIGSTFGVIPSTLPKFQIPSFSWDTLQLLIGPAFAIAMLGAIESLLSAVVADGMTNTKHNSNRELIGQGIANIITPLFGGIPATGAIARTAANVKSGATSKVSGVIHGIFVLLTLLLLAPLASRIPLASMAPILMIVAWNMSERAHFKHILKMKSGDSLILVVTFLLTVLTSLTIAVEVGLGLALLLFTKKMSESVTVKKSLPNHLREKREKITQLWNESSSSSTISIYTVEGPLFFGAAQDFHETVASYIKQQPKFLILRMGNVPFIDTTGEAYFRSIIHQFRAQGGKLLIAGLPPHVKETLIHNGLYYTIGGEHFFEHVNEAITFSLERLKQDKFDNLQSLRLS, from the coding sequence GTGAATACTCTGTTTACGGGTATTTTCAAGAAATACTCACTCAAGCAATTACAAAAAGACTTAATCGCCGGCATTGTTGTCGGCGTTATTGCGATTCCACTTGCTATGTCCTTCGCGATCGCATCTGGCGTGAAACCGGAGTACGGGATTTACACAGCTTGCATCGCCGGCATACTGATCTCTATATTCGGCGGCTCCAAGTTCCAGATCGGAGGGCCAACAGGTGCCTTCGTGCCGATCCTGCTCGGGATCGTCCTTACCTACGGTTATCAGAATTTGCTGATCGCCGGCATACTGGCTGGAATCATTTTATGTCTTATGGGTATATTCAAATTAGGGTCGTTAATCAAATTCATCCCGAGGCCTGTAACGGTCGGCTTCACCTCCGGAATCGCCGTTATTATCTTCACAGGCCAGATCGCCAACTTTCTGGGGCTTACCGATATCGAGAAACATGAGACCTTCATCGCGAATATGAAGGAAATTACTATCCATATTGATACGATAAATATGTACAGCGTGATTACGGCGGTGATCTGCCTGGCGATTCTGATCATTATGCCGCGTGTGATGCCCAGAATACCGGCACCTCTCGTCGGAATCATCGTATCCAGTCTAATTGCCGGGTGGCTATTCTCTGGCCGTATACCGACCATTGGGTCGACATTCGGAGTCATACCAAGTACATTGCCTAAATTCCAAATACCGTCCTTTAGTTGGGATACCCTTCAGCTCTTGATCGGTCCAGCCTTTGCGATTGCCATGCTGGGTGCTATTGAATCGCTATTATCTGCGGTAGTCGCTGATGGTATGACCAATACGAAGCACAATAGCAACCGTGAGCTGATCGGCCAAGGGATCGCCAACATCATTACCCCACTATTCGGTGGGATTCCTGCTACTGGCGCAATTGCCCGTACGGCAGCAAATGTGAAGAGTGGAGCAACCTCCAAGGTGTCCGGTGTGATTCATGGAATTTTTGTTCTTCTGACCCTCCTGCTCCTGGCCCCGCTTGCTTCGCGAATTCCATTAGCAAGTATGGCGCCAATCCTTATGATCGTTGCTTGGAATATGAGTGAGCGGGCTCACTTCAAGCATATTCTCAAGATGAAATCCGGGGACTCGCTGATTCTTGTCGTCACCTTCCTGCTTACCGTTCTTACAAGCCTGACCATCGCCGTCGAAGTCGGTCTTGGCCTTGCCCTGCTTCTATTCACCAAGAAAATGAGTGAAAGCGTGACGGTCAAAAAATCGCTGCCGAATCATCTCCGCGAGAAGCGCGAGAAGATCACCCAGCTATGGAATGAATCCAGCAGCAGTTCAACCATTAGTATATATACTGTGGAAGGTCCTTTATTTTTTGGGGCAGCTCAGGATTTCCACGAGACGGTCGCCAGCTATATTAAGCAACAGCCGAAATTTCTCATTTTGCGAATGGGCAATGTCCCCTTCATCGATACGACGGGCGAGGCTTATTTCCGCAGTATCATCCATCAATTCAGAGCTCAAGGGGGCAAGCTGCTGATCGCCGGACTGCCGCCTCATGTAAAAGAGACTTTGATCCATAACGGGCTGTATTATACGATCGGCGGAGAACATTTCTTTGAGCATGTGAACGAAGCAATTACCTTCTCACTAGAGAGATTGAAGCAAGACAAATTTGATAATTTACAATCCCTGCGCCTTTCCTGA
- a CDS encoding ArsR/SmtB family transcription factor: MNTQLQAFKAEFFKALAHPLRIRILELLCEGERSVTEIQTLLESEGSAVSQQLSILRAKNIVVGVKQGKQVMYSLVDPMVADLLAITKDIFNNHLIHIISIYEDQD, encoded by the coding sequence ATGAATACCCAATTGCAAGCGTTCAAGGCTGAATTCTTCAAAGCGTTGGCCCATCCGCTTCGCATTCGTATTCTGGAGCTGCTATGTGAAGGAGAAAGAAGCGTTACCGAAATACAGACCTTGCTAGAAAGCGAAGGCTCGGCCGTATCCCAGCAGCTTAGTATTTTGCGGGCCAAAAATATCGTGGTCGGAGTCAAGCAAGGCAAGCAAGTCATGTATTCTCTAGTCGACCCTATGGTCGCCGATTTATTAGCGATTACCAAAGATATTTTCAACAATCATCTGATCCACATTATTTCCATTTACGAAGACCAGGATTGA
- a CDS encoding flavocytochrome c has protein sequence MQKKAATILILMLSFVLVIAGCGSGNQNKKDNQGQNDTKKEEAAGNEAVSGASKTTYTPLDQLQDKYDIIIVGAGGAGMSAALEAKSKGLNPVIFEKMPVAGGNTLKASSGMNASETKFQKEQGIEDSNDLFYEETLKGGHGTNNKELLRFFVDNSASAIDWLDSIGIRLNNITITGGMGEKRTHRPEDGSAVGQYVANGLLKNVQEQEIPLFVNANVKEITEKDGKVNGVKVLFDEKDEKTITADAVVVTTGGYGSNMDMISKVRPDLEGLVTTNQEGSTGDGIQMIEELGGTTVDMDQIQVHPTVQQDKSYLIGEVVRGEGSILVSNEGKRFVNELDTRDKVTAAINELADKSAYLVFDSGVKSRAKAIDQYEKMGFVIAGDSIEALAQEMGVPADQLKTTLDTWNNAVKDKNDAEFGRTTGMDNDLSKGPFYAIKIGPGIHYTMGGVKINTNTEVVNKDGEPIPGLFAAGEVVGGLHGENRIGGNSVAEIIIFGRQAGVKSAEYVQAQ, from the coding sequence ATGCAGAAGAAAGCTGCAACAATCCTGATTCTCATGCTATCTTTCGTACTCGTCATCGCGGGCTGCGGAAGCGGGAACCAGAACAAGAAAGACAATCAAGGACAGAACGACACCAAAAAAGAAGAGGCCGCAGGCAATGAAGCTGTCTCAGGCGCATCGAAAACGACTTACACACCACTGGATCAGCTCCAGGACAAATACGATATCATCATTGTCGGTGCGGGCGGCGCGGGCATGTCTGCCGCACTTGAAGCCAAGAGCAAAGGCTTGAACCCTGTTATTTTTGAGAAAATGCCGGTTGCCGGCGGGAATACGCTTAAGGCTTCTTCGGGTATGAACGCGTCTGAGACGAAGTTCCAGAAGGAACAAGGGATTGAAGACAGCAATGATTTATTTTATGAGGAAACTTTAAAAGGTGGTCATGGCACCAACAACAAAGAATTGCTTCGTTTCTTCGTGGACAATTCAGCCAGCGCAATCGATTGGTTGGATTCCATCGGAATTCGATTGAATAATATTACGATTACCGGCGGCATGGGTGAGAAACGCACACACCGTCCTGAAGATGGATCAGCGGTTGGACAATACGTTGCCAACGGACTGCTGAAGAATGTCCAAGAACAGGAAATTCCGCTGTTCGTTAATGCAAATGTGAAGGAAATTACTGAAAAAGACGGCAAAGTAAACGGCGTTAAAGTTCTCTTTGACGAAAAAGATGAGAAGACCATTACTGCGGACGCTGTCGTTGTAACGACCGGTGGCTATGGCTCCAATATGGATATGATCTCAAAGGTTCGCCCAGACTTGGAAGGCCTCGTTACTACGAACCAAGAAGGCAGCACTGGCGATGGCATTCAAATGATTGAAGAGCTCGGCGGTACTACCGTGGATATGGATCAAATCCAGGTTCACCCGACAGTACAGCAAGATAAATCGTATCTGATCGGGGAAGTGGTACGCGGTGAGGGCTCGATCCTCGTCTCGAACGAAGGCAAACGCTTTGTCAATGAACTGGATACACGTGATAAAGTAACAGCAGCCATTAACGAATTGGCCGATAAATCGGCTTACCTTGTATTCGATTCCGGCGTGAAATCCCGTGCGAAAGCGATTGATCAATATGAAAAGATGGGCTTTGTCATTGCTGGCGATTCGATCGAAGCTCTAGCTCAAGAAATGGGAGTACCAGCGGATCAATTGAAGACGACACTCGATACATGGAACAATGCCGTGAAGGACAAGAATGACGCTGAATTCGGCAGAACAACCGGTATGGATAATGACTTGTCCAAGGGACCGTTCTACGCGATCAAAATCGGCCCTGGAATTCACTACACCATGGGTGGTGTAAAGATCAATACCAACACCGAAGTTGTTAATAAAGACGGGGAACCAATCCCAGGCTTATTCGCAGCTGGGGAAGTTGTCGGCGGATTGCATGGCGAGAACCGGATCGGTGGTAACTCCGTTGCCGAAATCATTATTTTCGGCCGTCAAGCAGGTGTCAAATCGGCAGAATACGTTCAAGCACAATAA
- a CDS encoding DNA repair helicase XPB, with the protein MNTAGACIVQRDGTVLLEKNHPGFEEARAQLILIAELVKSPANYHTYRITPLSLWNAAAGGKTAAEIVNTLESISRWALPPAVISDIQVTVSRYGKLKLLPAEGEKGMLRLEGEEEEILRQLELEPSLSFFGLARIDDLRMKLPAAYRGSVKQELARLGYPVLDQVGYHDGQSLSFALRNVASNGAEFKLRPYQEQSVAAFARDQEQGSGGNGVLVLPCGAGKTVIGLASMERFQCETLILTSSVTSVRQWIAELLGKTTLTPDMIGEYSGEKKQVRAVTVSTYQILTHRSKKEDGFKHMGLFNERDWGLIIYDEVHLLPAPVFRATADIQATRRLGLTATLVREDGQERDVFSLIGPKRYEVPWKEMEERGYIATVLCREIRAAMPPALQERYHLAGARDKFRIAAENPHKIAVLKELLKRHAGRQILIIGQYLQQLRQVADELDIPLITGRMPQDEREKCFQAFRNKQISVLAVSKVANFAIDLPDAAVAIQISGSFGSRQEEAQRLGRILRPKEDGETAYFYTLVSDGTREQEFAARRQLFLIEQGYEYAIMMERGDNHIESVGSGSIEGVSEA; encoded by the coding sequence TTGAATACAGCTGGAGCATGTATTGTACAGAGGGACGGTACGGTATTGCTGGAGAAGAATCATCCCGGCTTTGAAGAAGCGCGGGCACAACTAATTCTGATTGCTGAGCTGGTGAAGAGTCCGGCTAATTATCATACATACCGTATTACTCCTCTATCGCTATGGAATGCGGCTGCCGGGGGGAAGACTGCGGCAGAGATAGTGAATACTCTGGAGTCGATATCTCGGTGGGCGCTTCCTCCAGCCGTGATCTCAGATATTCAGGTGACGGTGTCGAGGTATGGAAAATTGAAGCTACTCCCTGCCGAAGGCGAAAAGGGGATGCTACGGCTGGAGGGTGAGGAGGAAGAGATCCTTCGCCAGTTGGAGCTGGAACCCAGCTTGTCGTTCTTTGGACTGGCTCGCATCGATGATCTGCGAATGAAGCTCCCGGCCGCCTATCGCGGCAGCGTAAAACAAGAATTGGCTCGTTTGGGATATCCAGTGCTCGATCAGGTTGGGTATCATGATGGTCAATCGCTCTCTTTTGCCTTGAGAAATGTTGCTTCGAATGGGGCTGAGTTCAAGCTAAGGCCGTATCAGGAGCAAAGCGTCGCCGCATTTGCACGGGATCAAGAGCAAGGCTCAGGGGGCAATGGCGTGCTTGTGCTGCCCTGTGGGGCGGGTAAGACGGTGATTGGTCTTGCTTCTATGGAACGGTTCCAATGCGAGACTTTGATTCTAACCTCAAGCGTAACCTCGGTACGGCAATGGATCGCTGAACTGCTGGGCAAGACGACGCTCACGCCGGACATGATCGGTGAATATTCAGGGGAGAAGAAGCAGGTTAGAGCAGTTACTGTGTCTACCTATCAAATATTAACGCATCGCAGTAAGAAGGAAGACGGCTTCAAGCATATGGGGCTGTTCAATGAACGGGATTGGGGCCTGATCATTTATGATGAGGTACATCTGCTGCCAGCGCCAGTATTCCGCGCTACAGCGGATATTCAGGCTACCCGGCGTCTGGGGTTGACTGCCACCTTAGTGCGTGAGGACGGTCAAGAGCGTGATGTCTTCTCCTTGATCGGACCCAAACGCTACGAAGTACCGTGGAAAGAGATGGAGGAGCGCGGGTACATCGCTACGGTGCTATGTCGGGAGATCAGGGCCGCGATGCCGCCCGCTCTTCAGGAACGCTATCATCTTGCCGGAGCACGGGACAAGTTCAGGATTGCAGCGGAGAATCCACATAAAATTGCTGTGTTAAAGGAGCTGTTAAAGCGTCATGCTGGACGGCAAATTTTGATCATCGGCCAGTATTTGCAGCAACTGCGCCAGGTTGCAGATGAACTGGATATCCCATTGATCACCGGAAGGATGCCGCAAGATGAACGAGAGAAATGCTTCCAAGCTTTTCGCAATAAACAAATCTCGGTACTGGCTGTTTCGAAGGTAGCCAATTTTGCTATCGACCTGCCGGACGCTGCAGTAGCCATTCAAATCTCGGGTAGCTTCGGCTCCAGACAGGAGGAAGCGCAGCGGCTTGGCAGAATTTTGCGTCCGAAGGAGGACGGGGAGACCGCGTATTTCTACACACTCGTCTCGGATGGAACTCGTGAACAGGAATTTGCCGCGCGCAGACAGTTGTTCCTCATCGAACAAGGATATGAATATGCGATCATGATGGAACGAGGGGACAATCATATCGAGTCCGTTGGCTCCGGAAGCATCGAGGGGGTATCGGAAGCATGA
- a CDS encoding helicase-associated domain-containing protein gives MIEAIIRKFAGSPFTLSKLNTAAVDRISGAELRAALPDMLLKGQVAAVKKSWGDRLYYIPGDVLFNYWSHWSSLDSARMVPGNITLVQAAKRGLVSDLFRSLSWIAHHGLPLTAKGTIHQKSLNKWLEQIELAEKDLVGLDLRYPHQEAYPARAAVLLDMLLVLGVIRKERGSWSLNAHELSVWLSRSAQQMNDMLLHEVLLRYVPDDVTLSHFAFRLIAADLVEGQWYSLQEVCVSLTEQRMLPGELPEDKQLWMRSWLEALSGLGWLDLGENREGELVFRWSVKPFSHQNSESQLGAEELFYIQPDFEIIVPPEVSFRVRWELELYCENVTMDVMSIYRLSRTSIAAATQQGRTVEEAIDFLHNGSAGIPDNVLLSLKQWAKEMGRTSLAEVQLLRCKDEEAAGRIAAHLELMGVLEPIGPLAFIVDPNQRNKVEKVLEELSLAPPRPGLGQSPQLQYIRLETAAEIAKQEAAPNRDLADQPAWIYNGRDYQFYERDISIPKRDQLFPGMQDIPGVWLKELRKYHPSTARKIAQQALEWDTKIILRMDEQLVELIPERLEGDENWHIHGLLMNPDMNGKDLKTALRQVSLGPEQWEEMRILLPKI, from the coding sequence ATGATCGAAGCAATAATTCGGAAATTTGCCGGTTCTCCGTTCACATTGAGCAAATTGAACACAGCGGCTGTGGATAGAATAAGCGGGGCTGAGCTGCGGGCAGCTTTGCCAGATATGCTTCTTAAGGGGCAGGTTGCCGCCGTCAAAAAGTCCTGGGGAGACAGGCTTTACTATATTCCAGGGGATGTATTATTTAACTACTGGAGCCATTGGAGTAGCCTTGATTCTGCTCGGATGGTACCTGGTAATATCACTTTGGTGCAGGCTGCCAAGCGTGGTCTTGTGTCAGATTTGTTCCGCAGCCTGAGTTGGATCGCTCATCATGGGCTGCCGCTTACGGCAAAAGGAACAATTCACCAGAAATCGCTGAATAAATGGTTGGAGCAAATCGAGCTCGCGGAGAAGGATCTCGTAGGGCTTGATTTACGCTACCCCCATCAGGAAGCATATCCGGCTCGTGCCGCCGTTCTGCTCGATATGCTGCTAGTGCTGGGGGTGATCCGCAAGGAGCGGGGTTCCTGGAGCCTGAATGCTCATGAGTTGTCCGTCTGGTTAAGCCGTTCTGCACAGCAGATGAATGATATGCTGCTTCATGAGGTATTGCTTCGCTATGTGCCTGATGATGTTACTCTGTCGCATTTCGCCTTCCGGCTGATCGCAGCTGATCTGGTAGAGGGACAATGGTATTCTTTACAGGAAGTTTGCGTATCACTAACAGAGCAGAGAATGCTCCCCGGTGAGTTGCCGGAGGATAAGCAGCTATGGATGAGAAGCTGGCTGGAGGCACTCAGCGGATTGGGCTGGCTGGATCTTGGCGAGAACAGGGAAGGAGAGCTTGTATTTCGCTGGAGTGTGAAGCCATTTTCCCACCAGAATAGCGAGTCCCAACTTGGCGCCGAGGAACTTTTCTATATTCAGCCGGATTTTGAGATTATCGTACCGCCGGAGGTTTCCTTCCGGGTACGTTGGGAGCTTGAGCTGTACTGCGAGAACGTAACGATGGATGTCATGTCTATTTATCGGCTTAGCCGGACCAGCATAGCTGCCGCCACGCAGCAAGGAAGAACGGTCGAGGAAGCAATTGATTTCCTGCACAATGGCTCGGCTGGCATTCCTGATAATGTCCTTCTGTCGTTGAAGCAATGGGCCAAAGAGATGGGCCGGACTTCTCTTGCCGAGGTTCAGCTGCTTCGCTGCAAGGACGAGGAGGCGGCTGGCAGGATCGCAGCTCATCTGGAGCTGATGGGGGTGTTGGAACCAATCGGTCCGCTCGCCTTCATCGTAGATCCGAATCAACGGAATAAGGTGGAGAAAGTGCTAGAGGAACTAAGTCTAGCACCGCCTAGACCGGGCCTTGGCCAATCACCGCAGCTGCAATATATACGGCTGGAGACCGCTGCGGAGATAGCGAAGCAAGAAGCTGCTCCTAATCGAGATTTAGCCGACCAACCAGCCTGGATATACAATGGCCGCGATTACCAATTCTATGAACGGGACATATCAATACCAAAGCGTGATCAATTGTTCCCGGGAATGCAGGATATTCCCGGAGTGTGGTTGAAGGAATTAAGGAAATACCATCCTTCTACTGCGCGGAAGATCGCCCAGCAGGCTCTAGAATGGGATACGAAGATCATACTGCGAATGGACGAGCAGCTGGTGGAATTGATTCCCGAGCGGCTGGAGGGAGATGAGAATTGGCATATTCATGGTCTTCTCATGAATCCAGATATGAATGGGAAGGACTTGAAAACGGCACTGCGCCAAGTTTCTCTTGGGCCGGAGCAATGGGAAGAGATGCGAATTCTTCTACCGAAAATATAA
- a CDS encoding YlbF family regulator, with translation MSVTERVTVDMAEVLTYAYELGDMINNSTAVSDYLYWKQRVEESAEIQALVRKLNAQKELFEETQRFGHFHPNYHEAKDRVKAVELELEQWEAVSKFKVAEAELDGILYQMSEIIAYSVSDTIKVPSNDPNPSSGCGCGSGGKCSCG, from the coding sequence ATGAGCGTAACAGAGCGAGTTACGGTTGATATGGCCGAAGTGCTAACATACGCCTATGAATTGGGCGATATGATAAATAACTCTACCGCCGTCTCCGATTATTTATATTGGAAGCAACGTGTAGAGGAAAGTGCGGAGATTCAGGCTCTTGTCCGGAAGCTGAACGCACAAAAAGAACTGTTCGAGGAGACTCAGCGGTTCGGACATTTCCACCCCAACTATCATGAAGCAAAGGATCGGGTTAAGGCGGTGGAGCTTGAACTGGAACAGTGGGAAGCAGTAAGTAAGTTCAAGGTGGCCGAAGCTGAGCTGGATGGTATTCTGTATCAAATGTCTGAGATCATTGCCTATTCGGTCTCTGATACGATTAAGGTGCCAAGCAATGATCCGAATCCTTCATCCGGATGCGGTTGCGGGAGCGGCGGGAAATGCAGCTGCGGATAA
- a CDS encoding YlbG family protein, which yields MFPERTGYIIWVNDLKAARNLEKYGSVHYLSRRMHYVVMYVNAERAEDTIKNIRRLPYVRKIERSYRNEIKTEYSKDVPDKTQFYGL from the coding sequence ATGTTTCCGGAGCGTACAGGCTACATTATTTGGGTAAACGATTTGAAGGCGGCTAGAAATTTAGAGAAATACGGGAGCGTGCACTACTTATCCCGGCGGATGCATTATGTTGTTATGTATGTTAACGCGGAGCGTGCCGAGGATACAATCAAGAATATTCGCCGTCTTCCTTATGTGCGCAAAATCGAGCGCTCGTATCGTAACGAGATTAAAACGGAATACAGTAAAGATGTTCCGGATAAGACACAATTCTACGGCTTGTAG
- a CDS encoding selenium metabolism-associated LysR family transcriptional regulator, with protein sequence MALNFHQLHIFYTVAERGSFSAAAQALHMTQPAVTMQIQSLEDYFGSKLLVRSTKRVELTEAGQTLYPYAKRSIELMRDAEKAMSRLNFMLEGRLQLGASLTIGEYVLPRLLGPFASQYPHISIALKVMNTTQIIDEIVGHQLNFGLVEAPIHHPDLSFDPVMEDELKLIVPAEHPLAGRERVTLHEVVSYPFVLREKGSGTRQVMESELMHRGFEPDRIESVMELGSTGAVKSAVEAGIGITIISPSSVKHEQALGLLKVVNIEDAEFKRQFYSVHLKSALLPVPAVTFLTFLREYGQRL encoded by the coding sequence GTGGCTTTAAATTTTCATCAACTACATATTTTTTATACCGTCGCCGAACGGGGGAGCTTCTCGGCGGCAGCCCAGGCGCTGCATATGACACAGCCCGCGGTAACGATGCAGATTCAATCGCTGGAAGATTACTTCGGCAGTAAGCTGCTGGTGCGCTCCACGAAGAGAGTTGAACTTACAGAGGCAGGCCAGACACTGTATCCTTATGCGAAGCGAAGTATCGAACTGATGCGGGATGCCGAGAAGGCGATGTCCCGGCTTAACTTTATGTTGGAGGGCAGGCTGCAGCTGGGAGCCAGTCTCACGATCGGGGAATATGTACTTCCGAGGCTGCTAGGTCCTTTTGCCAGCCAGTATCCTCATATTTCGATTGCACTCAAAGTAATGAATACGACACAAATCATCGATGAGATCGTCGGTCATCAATTGAATTTTGGATTAGTAGAAGCACCGATTCATCATCCGGATCTTAGCTTTGACCCTGTGATGGAGGATGAGCTGAAGCTGATCGTGCCAGCAGAGCACCCATTGGCAGGACGGGAGCGGGTGACACTCCACGAAGTAGTCAGTTATCCATTCGTATTAAGGGAGAAGGGCTCGGGAACACGTCAGGTGATGGAATCGGAGCTAATGCATAGAGGTTTTGAGCCGGATCGGATCGAGTCCGTGATGGAACTGGGAAGTACAGGGGCGGTAAAGTCTGCCGTGGAGGCAGGGATTGGCATTACGATTATCTCCCCTTCCTCGGTGAAGCATGAACAAGCGCTCGGGTTACTGAAAGTGGTCAATATTGAAGATGCAGAGTTTAAGCGGCAATTTTACTCGGTGCATTTGAAGTCGGCTTTGCTGCCAGTTCCGGCGGTTACTTTTCTCACTTTTTTGAGAGAATATGGACAGCGGCTGTAG